Proteins from one Bradyrhizobium amphicarpaeae genomic window:
- a CDS encoding carbohydrate kinase family protein — MANTHDVSVCGTYILDILGVPVTEIPPGGGRLLIEEIRLAVAGTAGGTVVPCARLGLKALAVGAVGSDEKADWMLNTLEREGIDISLMEQMAGSPTSATILPIRPDGSRPVMHARGASARWRIAPETQVAACRSKILHLGGVGSLLAMDGAPSVALLRDAKAAGCTTTLDLIQARGETLALVEPLLPYVDFFMPSIDETSAMVGTDDPAACARFFIERGAGACAISLGADGSFVMTRDGRQFTVPAFEVAVRDTSGCGDSYTGGFIAGLARDWDLLDCAKLATATAAIVATGLGSGANLVSFDETVKAMNSLPVRKPARV, encoded by the coding sequence ATGGCAAACACTCACGACGTCAGCGTCTGCGGCACTTATATTCTGGATATTCTGGGGGTCCCCGTCACCGAGATTCCGCCCGGCGGCGGCCGCTTGCTGATCGAAGAGATTCGGCTCGCAGTCGCCGGCACCGCCGGCGGAACGGTCGTCCCTTGCGCGCGTCTCGGTCTGAAGGCGCTCGCGGTCGGCGCTGTCGGCTCCGACGAGAAGGCCGACTGGATGCTGAACACGCTGGAGCGGGAAGGCATCGACATCTCCCTCATGGAGCAGATGGCCGGCAGTCCGACCTCGGCCACGATCCTGCCGATCCGGCCCGACGGCTCGCGTCCGGTCATGCACGCAAGGGGCGCTTCTGCCCGCTGGCGGATCGCGCCCGAAACGCAAGTGGCCGCTTGCCGGAGCAAGATTCTTCATCTCGGCGGAGTCGGCTCCCTGCTCGCGATGGACGGAGCGCCATCCGTTGCCTTGCTGCGGGACGCGAAGGCGGCCGGCTGCACGACGACGCTCGATCTGATCCAGGCGCGAGGCGAAACGCTGGCGCTGGTGGAACCGCTGCTGCCTTACGTCGATTTCTTCATGCCGAGCATCGACGAGACCAGCGCCATGGTCGGAACCGACGATCCAGCCGCGTGTGCGCGGTTCTTCATCGAGAGGGGAGCGGGGGCCTGCGCCATCTCGCTCGGCGCCGATGGCTCTTTCGTGATGACCCGTGACGGACGTCAGTTCACGGTGCCGGCGTTCGAGGTTGCGGTCCGCGATACTTCGGGATGCGGCGATTCCTACACGGGCGGTTTCATCGCCGGTCTCGCGCGCGACTGGGACCTGCTCGACTGCGCCAAGCTCGCGACCGCGACGGCCGCGATCGTCGCGACGGGGCTGGGCTCGGGCGCCAATCTTGTGTCGTTCGACGAGACCGTGAAGGCCATGAACAGCCTCCCGGTCCGCAAGCCTGCACGCGTCTGA
- a CDS encoding L-fuculose-phosphate aldolase, producing the protein MTSRETELELRQSVIDACREMAAQGINQGTSGNISVRTDDGMLLTPSGLPYDRMKPEDIVAMKWDGSWVASASNVPSTEWRFHLDILRSKPEVGAVVHAHPIFCTVIAIMNRAIPAIHYMIAAAGGNDIPCAPYAQYGTAELSQAALDALRYRRACLLAHHGLIATGPNLRKAMWLAVEVEVLAKQYHGCLQLGSPPLLPDEEIDSILKRWGQYGLRDNDGTLKIPLQPS; encoded by the coding sequence ATGACCAGCCGCGAAACAGAGCTCGAGCTTCGTCAGTCCGTCATCGACGCATGTCGTGAGATGGCGGCGCAAGGCATCAACCAGGGAACGTCCGGAAACATCAGCGTCCGAACCGACGACGGCATGCTGCTCACGCCGTCCGGTCTTCCATACGACCGCATGAAGCCCGAGGACATCGTGGCCATGAAGTGGGACGGCTCTTGGGTCGCGTCGGCCAGCAACGTTCCGTCGACGGAATGGCGTTTTCACCTCGACATCCTGAGATCGAAGCCGGAGGTCGGCGCCGTCGTTCACGCGCATCCGATCTTCTGCACTGTCATCGCGATCATGAATCGCGCGATCCCTGCCATTCACTACATGATCGCCGCGGCCGGCGGCAACGACATCCCCTGCGCGCCCTATGCGCAATACGGCACGGCCGAGCTGTCGCAGGCGGCCCTGGACGCGCTTCGCTACCGACGCGCCTGCCTGCTCGCCCATCACGGTTTGATCGCCACAGGTCCCAACCTGCGCAAGGCGATGTGGCTCGCGGTGGAGGTGGAGGTGCTCGCCAAGCAATATCACGGTTGCCTTCAACTTGGCTCTCCTCCCCTGCTGCCGGACGAGGAGATCGACAGCATCCTGAAGCGGTGGGGGCAGTACGGCCTGCGCGACAATGACGGCACGCTCAAGATTCCCCTGCAACCGAGCTAG
- a CDS encoding peroxidase-related enzyme (This protein belongs to a clade of uncharacterized proteins related to peroxidases such as the alkylhydroperoxidase AhpD.): MSAPAISRFPVPDIATLPADIRSRIEAVQEKSGFVPNVFLTLAHRPDEFRAFFAYHDALMDKPGPITKAEREMIVVATSSANQCQYCVVAHGAILRVRAKNPQIADQVAVNYRKADITARQRAMLDFAMKVSARAYEVDDVDVRDLKGHGFTEEDVWDIAAIAAFFGMSNRLANVTSMRPNDEFFAMGR; this comes from the coding sequence ATGTCTGCGCCCGCCATCAGCCGCTTTCCCGTCCCCGACATCGCGACCCTGCCTGCGGATATCCGCTCGCGGATCGAGGCGGTTCAGGAGAAGTCCGGTTTCGTGCCCAACGTCTTCCTGACGCTCGCGCATCGCCCGGACGAGTTTCGGGCGTTCTTCGCCTATCACGACGCGCTGATGGACAAGCCGGGGCCGATCACCAAGGCCGAGCGCGAGATGATCGTGGTGGCGACCAGCAGCGCCAATCAATGCCAGTATTGCGTCGTCGCACACGGCGCGATCCTGCGCGTGCGGGCGAAGAATCCGCAGATCGCGGACCAGGTCGCCGTCAACTATCGCAAGGCCGATATCACCGCGCGGCAAAGGGCGATGCTCGATTTCGCAATGAAGGTCTCGGCGCGCGCCTATGAGGTCGACGATGTCGACGTACGGGATCTCAAGGGACACGGATTCACGGAGGAGGACGTCTGGGACATCGCGGCCATCGCTGCATTTTTCGGGATGTCGAACCGCCTCGCCAACGTCACCAGCATGCGTCCGAACGACGAATTCTTTGCGATGGGCCGCTGA
- a CDS encoding molybdopterin-dependent oxidoreductase, protein MSEVKRVPHCSHWGAYTILVEDNRIVGVEPFEHDPAPSPIIHSVAEWANPARRVLRPMVRSGWLDKREKSDRRGRGREKFVPVSWDEATTLVSDEVRRVARTFGNASIFAGSYGWTNSGRLHHASSLLKRMLNLVGGFTRHVDTYSIAAGPVILRHTLGSDDACGGRANTLDTIAQHTETLVVFGALSPRTAQNEAGGIGSHRLETYLRKIVARGVRVIHVSPLKDDLPDWVNAEWWPIRPNTDTALMLGLAGEIVKAGRHDRDFLARCTSGADRLLRYLEGEADGVRKEAVWAAGICGLDAGKIAELARRLVDTRSMLTVSWSLQRAHHGEQPFWAALGLASVAGQIGLPGGGVGYGYASLGGVGAPLNLARSPAISQLTRPIDSFIPVARVTDMLLNPGRPFSYEGEIRTYPDTRLVYWAGGNPYHHHQDLNRLSDAWTRPETIIVQDPMFTATAQRADIVLPATTSIERNDLAGNRRSDFILAMKQAIEPLGESRSDFEIFDAIAGKLGVADRFNEGRDEMGWVRHLYEECRSDASKRFDFKMPDFDAFWEAGYARCPVKAEQTFLADFRNEPEAHALRTESGKIVLGSETLARLDYADCRSHPAWIEPAEWLGNAADAGQMHLISHQPVGRLHSQLETGASSRAMKRNGRERAHLHPDDADALGIADGQTIRIWNGRGECLATAEVTDQVRRSVLVLPTGAWFTPTGNSGLEVAGNPNVLTLDIGTSQFGQGCSAHTCLVRVEPYAADRRDAFEAYQETLVALAAV, encoded by the coding sequence ATGAGCGAAGTCAAGCGGGTCCCGCACTGCAGCCATTGGGGTGCGTATACGATCCTCGTCGAGGATAATCGCATCGTGGGCGTCGAGCCGTTCGAGCACGATCCGGCTCCTTCCCCGATCATCCATTCTGTCGCCGAATGGGCGAACCCGGCGCGCCGCGTACTGCGACCGATGGTCCGTTCCGGCTGGCTGGACAAGCGCGAGAAGAGCGATCGCCGGGGCCGCGGCCGGGAGAAGTTCGTGCCGGTCAGCTGGGACGAGGCAACGACGCTGGTGTCGGATGAAGTGCGCCGCGTCGCCCGCACCTTCGGCAATGCGTCGATATTCGCCGGCTCCTACGGTTGGACGAACTCGGGCCGCCTGCATCATGCCTCGTCGCTTCTGAAGCGCATGCTCAATCTGGTGGGCGGCTTCACCAGGCACGTCGACACCTATTCGATCGCGGCAGGCCCCGTGATCCTGCGGCACACGCTGGGCAGCGACGATGCATGCGGCGGCCGCGCCAACACGCTCGACACCATCGCGCAGCACACCGAGACGCTGGTGGTGTTCGGCGCGCTCTCGCCGCGTACCGCACAGAACGAGGCCGGCGGAATCGGCAGCCACCGGCTTGAAACCTATCTCAGGAAAATCGTCGCGCGCGGCGTCAGGGTCATTCACGTCTCGCCGCTGAAGGACGATCTGCCCGACTGGGTCAATGCCGAATGGTGGCCGATCCGCCCGAACACCGACACGGCGCTGATGCTCGGCCTTGCCGGCGAGATCGTGAAAGCGGGACGGCACGACAGGGATTTCCTTGCGCGCTGCACCAGCGGTGCGGATCGCCTGCTCCGCTATCTCGAAGGCGAGGCGGATGGCGTCCGCAAGGAGGCGGTTTGGGCTGCGGGCATCTGCGGTCTCGATGCGGGGAAGATCGCCGAACTCGCAAGGCGCCTGGTCGATACGCGCAGCATGCTGACCGTGAGCTGGAGCCTGCAGCGCGCCCATCACGGCGAGCAGCCGTTCTGGGCGGCGCTCGGACTCGCATCGGTCGCCGGCCAGATCGGATTGCCGGGCGGCGGCGTGGGCTACGGCTACGCCTCCCTGGGTGGTGTGGGAGCGCCGCTCAACCTGGCCCGGTCTCCGGCCATCTCACAGCTGACCAGACCGATCGACAGCTTCATCCCGGTGGCGCGGGTCACCGACATGCTGCTCAATCCCGGCCGGCCATTCAGCTATGAAGGCGAGATCCGCACCTATCCGGATACGAGGCTGGTCTATTGGGCTGGCGGCAATCCTTACCACCATCATCAGGATCTCAATCGCCTGTCGGACGCCTGGACGAGGCCCGAGACGATCATCGTGCAGGATCCGATGTTCACGGCGACAGCTCAGCGCGCGGACATCGTACTGCCGGCAACCACGTCGATCGAGCGCAACGATCTTGCCGGCAACAGGCGTTCCGACTTCATCCTGGCGATGAAGCAGGCCATCGAGCCGCTGGGAGAATCCCGCTCCGACTTCGAGATCTTCGACGCCATTGCAGGCAAGCTCGGAGTGGCCGATCGCTTCAACGAGGGCCGGGACGAGATGGGTTGGGTCCGGCATCTCTACGAAGAGTGCCGCAGCGACGCTTCGAAGCGCTTCGATTTCAAGATGCCTGATTTCGATGCGTTCTGGGAAGCCGGCTATGCTCGCTGCCCGGTCAAGGCCGAGCAGACGTTCCTCGCCGACTTCCGCAACGAGCCGGAGGCCCATGCGCTGAGGACCGAAAGTGGAAAGATCGTGCTTGGCAGCGAGACTTTGGCCAGGCTGGACTATGCCGATTGTCGCTCGCATCCGGCGTGGATCGAGCCGGCCGAATGGCTCGGCAACGCCGCCGATGCCGGCCAGATGCACCTGATCTCGCACCAGCCGGTCGGCCGTCTTCACAGCCAGCTCGAAACCGGCGCATCGAGCAGGGCCATGAAGCGCAACGGCCGTGAACGGGCTCACCTGCATCCCGACGACGCGGATGCTCTCGGCATCGCCGATGGTCAGACGATCCGCATCTGGAACGGCCGCGGGGAGTGCCTGGCGACGGCCGAGGTCACCGACCAGGTTCGCCGGAGCGTGCTGGTGCTCCCGACCGGCGCATGGTTCACGCCGACCGGCAATAGCGGCCTCGAGGTTGCTGGCAATCCGAACGTGCTCACGCTCGACATCGGCACGTCTCAATTCGGCCAGGGCTGTTCGGCCCACACCTGCCTCGTGCGGGTCGAGCCCTACGCCGCCGATCGGCGCGATGCGTTCGAGGCCTATCAGGAAACGCTCGTCGCGCTCGCGGCAGTCTAA
- a CDS encoding CoA transferase: protein MAEVLPREVLICTIARLLDGVRHVAVGASSPIPAAGAMLLRAMKEAEGAVGPRISILGSVEHNFFTNGSAELFDCAGQGRIDAFFLGGGQIDGFGNVNLVGAGDYPRSSARWPGSFGSAYLYFVVPRVILFREEHTPRVFVEKVDFISAPGVSPDGVFRSGGPIALLTGKSLFRFDKTRPGFELESVHPGHDLAEIKEATGFRFTHDAEPRQTALPDRATLDLLRGRVFDELAETYPEFAAQMRRELGTVAA from the coding sequence ATGGCTGAGGTCCTCCCTCGCGAAGTGCTGATCTGCACGATCGCTCGGCTGCTCGATGGCGTCAGGCACGTTGCCGTAGGGGCGTCCTCTCCGATTCCCGCCGCCGGCGCGATGCTGCTGCGTGCAATGAAGGAAGCGGAGGGCGCCGTCGGTCCACGCATCTCCATTCTCGGCTCCGTCGAGCATAATTTCTTCACCAACGGTTCGGCGGAACTGTTCGATTGCGCGGGGCAGGGCCGGATCGACGCGTTCTTCCTCGGCGGTGGCCAGATCGACGGCTTCGGCAACGTGAACCTCGTCGGCGCCGGGGACTATCCGCGATCGAGCGCGCGCTGGCCGGGCTCGTTCGGGTCGGCCTATCTCTATTTCGTCGTACCGCGCGTCATCCTGTTCCGGGAGGAGCATACGCCGCGTGTTTTCGTCGAGAAGGTGGACTTCATCAGTGCCCCAGGTGTCAGTCCGGACGGGGTGTTCAGGAGCGGCGGTCCTATCGCCCTGCTGACCGGCAAGAGCCTCTTCCGCTTCGACAAGACGCGGCCGGGCTTCGAGCTGGAGAGTGTCCATCCCGGGCATGATCTCGCGGAGATCAAAGAGGCGACCGGCTTTCGGTTCACCCATGACGCCGAGCCGCGGCAGACCGCGCTGCCCGATCGCGCGACACTCGACCTCCTCCGCGGCCGCGTGTTCGACGAACTTGCCGAGACCTATCCCGAATTCGCCGCGCAGATGCGGCGCGAGCTTGGGACGGTTGCCGCATGA
- a CDS encoding CoA transferase subunit A encodes MVLSEPRALAKHIEPGMRVALPVDYAGVSMAMTRPIIEHGAGDLDLVCVPTGGLQVDQLVGAGLVRTVETSAVSLGEAGGAPRFNAAVKEGAVRLKDATCPAIHAGLMAAQKGSPFMPLRGLIGTDLLRHRDDWRVVDNPMADGGDPIVLIPAIKPDITIFHVPMADRFGNVWIGRRRELAAMAYASRIALVTVERIVEENLLADEMTAAGVLPSLYVTAVARAPKGAWPYGLWGEYPTDSAEIARYAKAARTADGFSAYMAQAQMEPA; translated from the coding sequence ATGGTGTTGAGCGAGCCTCGCGCATTGGCGAAGCACATCGAGCCGGGCATGCGCGTGGCGCTGCCGGTGGATTACGCCGGCGTCTCCATGGCCATGACGCGGCCGATCATTGAGCATGGTGCGGGCGATCTCGATCTCGTGTGCGTGCCGACCGGCGGATTGCAGGTCGACCAGCTCGTCGGCGCGGGCCTGGTCCGGACGGTGGAGACCAGCGCCGTCTCGCTCGGCGAAGCGGGCGGGGCGCCCCGCTTCAACGCCGCCGTCAAGGAAGGCGCGGTTCGACTCAAGGACGCGACGTGTCCTGCCATCCACGCGGGCCTGATGGCGGCGCAGAAGGGCAGTCCCTTCATGCCGCTCCGGGGGCTGATCGGAACGGATCTGCTCCGGCATCGCGACGATTGGCGCGTCGTCGACAATCCGATGGCGGACGGAGGCGATCCGATCGTGCTGATTCCCGCCATCAAACCCGACATCACGATCTTCCACGTGCCGATGGCCGATCGCTTCGGCAATGTCTGGATCGGACGGCGCCGCGAGCTTGCCGCGATGGCCTACGCCTCGCGGATCGCGCTTGTCACGGTGGAGCGCATCGTCGAGGAGAATCTGCTTGCGGACGAGATGACCGCCGCCGGCGTGCTGCCCTCGCTCTACGTCACGGCGGTGGCGCGCGCTCCGAAGGGGGCGTGGCCCTATGGACTGTGGGGCGAGTATCCGACCGACAGCGCGGAGATCGCACGCTACGCGAAAGCCGCGCGAACGGCCGACGGTTTCTCCGCCTATATGGCCCAGGCGCAGATGGAGCCCGCGTGA
- a CDS encoding ABC transporter ATP-binding protein, which produces MGEPAALRTTRSGDVGARTSPSGLPRERGTIGSSIAVRDAVKRYGSFHAVDRISIDIEPGEFITLLGPSGSGKTTLLNLVAGFQSLDSGEILVDGKPVHNVPTHKRGFGMVFQSYALFPNMTVSQNVAFPLRMAGVDRATTDRRVAETLEIMRLTEHAAKSPSQMSGGQQQRVAIARAIVRRPRVVLMDEPLSALDRRLRESIQIEIRDLHRTIGSTILFVTHDQGEALTMSDRIAVLNAGKIVQIGRPLDIYRHPTDRFVASFVGESNLIEAEILQKRGSTLTMKNRAGYVFSAESRDTIDVGRATVLVRPERIAVSNEPTANSTPVSVTSAIFLGEILRIEAHMEGGEPLLIRCTDMADRPLPSVGDRLHVSWGAADCWVLA; this is translated from the coding sequence ATGGGTGAGCCCGCGGCTCTGCGCACGACGCGCTCCGGCGACGTAGGCGCTCGCACGTCGCCAAGCGGCCTCCCACGGGAGCGCGGCACGATCGGATCGAGCATCGCCGTCCGCGACGCCGTGAAGCGATACGGCAGCTTTCATGCGGTCGACCGGATCAGCATCGACATCGAGCCGGGTGAATTCATCACGCTCCTCGGCCCTTCCGGCAGCGGCAAGACGACGCTGCTCAACCTCGTGGCCGGATTCCAAAGCCTCGACAGCGGCGAAATCCTCGTCGACGGCAAGCCCGTCCACAACGTGCCCACGCACAAGCGCGGCTTCGGCATGGTCTTCCAGAGCTACGCGCTGTTTCCCAACATGACGGTGAGCCAGAACGTGGCGTTTCCGCTTCGCATGGCGGGCGTCGACCGGGCAACCACGGACCGACGCGTCGCCGAGACGTTGGAAATCATGCGCCTGACGGAGCATGCGGCGAAGTCCCCCTCGCAGATGTCGGGGGGACAGCAACAGCGCGTCGCGATCGCCCGCGCCATCGTCAGGAGGCCTAGGGTCGTGTTGATGGACGAACCACTCAGCGCCCTCGACAGGCGGTTGCGCGAGTCGATCCAGATCGAGATTCGCGACCTGCACCGGACCATCGGCAGCACGATCCTGTTCGTCACCCATGACCAGGGCGAAGCCCTGACCATGAGCGACCGCATCGCGGTGCTCAACGCCGGCAAGATCGTCCAGATCGGCCGCCCCCTGGACATCTATCGACATCCAACGGATCGCTTCGTCGCCTCGTTCGTCGGCGAGAGCAACCTGATCGAAGCGGAGATTCTACAGAAGCGCGGATCGACGCTGACGATGAAGAACCGCGCGGGATACGTGTTCAGCGCCGAAAGCCGGGACACGATCGACGTCGGGCGCGCAACCGTGCTGGTGCGTCCGGAACGCATTGCCGTATCGAACGAGCCGACCGCGAATTCCACCCCCGTCAGCGTCACGTCTGCCATTTTCCTGGGCGAGATCCTGCGGATCGAAGCTCACATGGAGGGCGGAGAGCCGCTCCTGATCCGGTGCACCGACATGGCGGACCGGCCCCTGCCCTCCGTCGGGGATCGTCTGCACGTGAGCTGGGGCGCCGCGGATTGCTGGGTGCTTGCATGA
- a CDS encoding ABC transporter permease subunit, protein MNSASIGVQADRPAELDLVRRLKDPALLLLPALAFLAFVYLLPLIDLIRISVSGPSWSSYFARVFAIPLYWDSLVRTMQISVTVAGLCLLFGYPTALLIHRSRGIAQVLIATAIVLPYFIAILIRTYAWMVLLGRNGPVNKLLVSIGILSEPVQLLFNRGTVLLGMTAVLLPLMVLTIYSSVARLDQSLTRAALASGAGPLAAFWRVLLPLTLPGMGAGFLLVFVAAIGFFITPTLLGGPGDQMFAMHITQQADSVTSEGFLQALGVVLLTITLAVVAVAGRFLGFEFIWGGRKLTEAAPRATDGYTGDVGRRSFGASVADFIGWPLLRLFGRLPASCGTWTVRLMGGLVIAILILPIIVVMIISFSSASYLTFPPPGFSLRWYEQFFSDSNWMRAFWTSLVVAAMSAAIAIALGASAALGIVRSNIRGKSAIMLLLVSPIIVPPVVLGLSLYSLFLRFDLVGSVFGLAAAHAIGGLPLVVVILSASLQGVDTRLEQAAAVHGASSLTVFRLVTLPAIMPGLAAATFFAFLHSFDELVLTLFLSSAELKTLPLMLWGDVNYRLNPVLAVVSTLEVLLVVAGLALARPVLATSRKATSQ, encoded by the coding sequence ATGAATTCGGCATCGATCGGCGTCCAGGCGGACCGTCCTGCGGAGCTTGATCTCGTCAGGAGGTTGAAGGATCCGGCGCTGCTGCTGCTGCCGGCGCTTGCCTTCCTGGCCTTCGTCTATCTCCTCCCGCTGATCGATCTGATCCGTATCAGCGTCAGCGGACCGTCGTGGTCGTCGTATTTCGCGCGGGTGTTCGCGATACCGCTCTATTGGGATTCGCTCGTCCGCACGATGCAGATCTCGGTGACCGTCGCGGGCCTGTGCCTGCTGTTCGGATATCCGACCGCGCTGCTCATTCACCGCAGTCGCGGCATTGCACAGGTCCTGATCGCGACCGCGATCGTGCTGCCCTATTTCATCGCCATCCTGATCCGGACCTACGCCTGGATGGTCCTGCTCGGTCGCAACGGGCCGGTCAACAAGCTGCTGGTCTCGATCGGCATATTGAGCGAGCCGGTGCAGCTGCTGTTCAATCGCGGCACGGTGCTTCTCGGCATGACCGCGGTGCTTCTGCCGCTGATGGTGCTGACGATCTATTCCAGCGTAGCGCGCCTCGACCAGAGCCTGACGCGCGCGGCGCTCGCCAGCGGCGCCGGGCCTCTTGCGGCGTTCTGGCGCGTGTTGCTTCCGCTGACCTTGCCCGGGATGGGCGCCGGCTTCCTGCTGGTCTTCGTCGCCGCGATCGGCTTCTTCATTACGCCGACCCTGCTCGGGGGGCCCGGTGACCAGATGTTTGCCATGCATATCACCCAGCAGGCGGACTCGGTCACGTCGGAGGGATTCTTGCAAGCCTTGGGCGTGGTGCTGCTGACGATCACGTTGGCGGTGGTCGCGGTGGCCGGACGTTTCCTCGGCTTCGAGTTCATCTGGGGCGGCCGCAAGCTGACGGAGGCCGCGCCAAGAGCCACCGACGGCTACACGGGCGATGTCGGCCGCCGCAGCTTCGGCGCCTCGGTTGCCGATTTCATCGGCTGGCCGCTCCTGCGGCTGTTCGGGCGGCTGCCGGCGAGCTGCGGGACCTGGACCGTGCGCCTCATGGGCGGCCTGGTCATTGCCATTCTCATCCTGCCCATCATCGTGGTGATGATCATCTCCTTCAGCAGCGCGAGCTATCTGACCTTCCCGCCGCCGGGCTTTTCATTGCGCTGGTACGAGCAGTTCTTTTCCGATTCGAACTGGATGCGGGCGTTCTGGACATCCCTGGTCGTCGCGGCGATGTCGGCCGCCATCGCGATCGCGCTGGGCGCCTCGGCTGCCCTCGGCATCGTCAGGAGCAACATTCGCGGCAAATCAGCCATCATGCTGCTTCTCGTAAGTCCGATCATCGTTCCCCCGGTCGTGCTCGGCCTGTCGCTCTACAGCCTGTTCCTGCGTTTCGATCTCGTCGGCTCCGTGTTCGGCCTTGCCGCCGCGCATGCGATCGGCGGTCTTCCCCTCGTCGTGGTGATCCTGTCCGCCTCGCTTCAAGGCGTCGATACCAGGCTCGAACAAGCCGCCGCCGTCCATGGCGCGTCATCCTTGACAGTGTTCCGCCTGGTGACGCTGCCGGCCATCATGCCGGGCCTTGCCGCGGCGACGTTCTTCGCCTTCCTGCATTCGTTCGACGAACTGGTGTTGACGCTGTTCCTGTCGAGCGCGGAGCTGAAGACGCTTCCGCTCATGCTGTGGGGCGACGTCAACTATCGGCTCAACCCGGTGCTGGCCGTGGTCTCGACGCTGGAGGTGCTGCTGGTGGTCGCCGGGCTCGCCCTTGCACGCCCCGTTCTCGCGACGTCGCGGAAGGCGACGTCACAATGA
- a CDS encoding extracellular solute-binding protein, whose product MLGMKRWRLSASVLASALFVAMGTGLAQAQSNVVIMQDPGGGYGDALRKVMYDPFEKETGIKVVTVQEARSGPRIKAQAEAGKAQWDLTFIFDQETKLLGDCCLADIDYSKLSDGAKQTLAAMPDNLKRKKGVALQVIGVGLVYNKDKYKGENVPTSWADFWDVKKFPGRRCMPAWPRFVFEAALMADGVEKSKLYPLDMERALKKVKEIKPHIAKWWTTSAQPPQLLLDGEADMCMAYTGSMSKLALEGAPIDLTFNQGFVYYDFFSIPKGAPNYDNALKLLSWRLEPKRAAQLTSTFPVALPSRVVFEAATDKKLARYWANNPDNISKAIEWSPDYWGGPSPAGNSTNEEYGQEKLNALLAQ is encoded by the coding sequence ATGCTGGGAATGAAACGCTGGCGGCTATCGGCTTCCGTATTGGCCTCGGCCCTGTTCGTCGCGATGGGAACGGGTCTGGCTCAAGCGCAGAGCAACGTCGTGATCATGCAGGATCCGGGCGGCGGTTATGGCGATGCATTGCGAAAGGTCATGTACGATCCATTCGAGAAGGAGACCGGCATCAAGGTCGTCACCGTCCAGGAAGCCCGTAGCGGCCCGCGCATCAAGGCTCAGGCCGAAGCCGGCAAGGCGCAATGGGACCTGACGTTCATCTTCGACCAGGAGACGAAGCTGCTCGGCGACTGCTGCCTGGCCGACATCGACTATTCCAAGCTATCGGACGGGGCGAAACAGACGCTGGCGGCGATGCCGGACAATTTAAAGCGCAAGAAGGGCGTGGCATTGCAGGTGATCGGCGTCGGCCTCGTCTACAACAAGGACAAGTACAAGGGCGAAAACGTACCGACGAGCTGGGCCGACTTCTGGGACGTGAAGAAATTCCCAGGCCGGCGCTGCATGCCGGCCTGGCCGCGTTTCGTGTTCGAAGCGGCGCTGATGGCCGACGGCGTGGAGAAGAGCAAGCTGTATCCGCTCGACATGGAGCGGGCGCTGAAGAAGGTCAAGGAGATCAAACCGCACATCGCCAAATGGTGGACGACGTCCGCCCAGCCGCCCCAACTCCTGCTCGACGGCGAGGCCGACATGTGCATGGCTTACACCGGCTCGATGAGCAAGCTCGCCCTGGAGGGCGCGCCGATCGACCTGACCTTCAACCAGGGCTTCGTCTACTACGACTTCTTCTCGATCCCCAAGGGCGCGCCGAACTACGACAACGCGCTCAAACTGCTGTCCTGGCGGCTCGAGCCCAAGCGCGCGGCGCAGCTCACCTCGACCTTCCCGGTCGCCCTCCCCTCCCGGGTCGTGTTCGAGGCCGCCACCGACAAGAAGCTCGCCCGCTACTGGGCCAACAACCCGGACAACATCTCGAAGGCGATCGAGTGGAGCCCGGATTACTGGGGCGGACCTTCGCCGGCCGGAAACTCCACCAACGAAGAATACGGGCAGGAGAAGCTCAACGCCTTGCTGGCTCAATAG